The DNA sequence TACACAAAAAAGAATTATTTGCAACTGTATCAATTATTCTTTCATAGATCAGTTTTTGCTCATCTGTCAATTTGTCCAAATTTACATCATGTTCCTCCCGAAGTTGATCTACATCATAATTCATCTCATTCATAATCATAGAATTTGAAAAATGGGAAACCAAATCCTGATTAGGAAAAGGCATTTGGGAAAAATCTTTCAAGCTTCTGTGATTCATTTGcaataattttttaactttaatcaAACAAAGAACTTCAAGTTCCTCTTCTGTCATCACGAGCTCTACGCTGTaagtgaagaaaaaaaaaggcacatgaattacaaataAAAGGTAAACTTATCATGATATAACCATCTACAAATAAACttactcaataataataaatagaatagtACTTTGAAAAAATACCTTGCAATTGCAACTCCCGTCTTCTATAATATAAAATGTCATCAGCTAACAATCTCCAAGTGTCTCTCCAAACCAACTCAGGTTTGTTCATTGAATTAGATGCTAACAGTGTAAAAAACAACTGACGCAACTGAAAACCAAATGACAATTATGCAGTTTCTTTAATAGCATCAATGAACTCCTGATCATCACTCAATAAACCAAGAGCATTGCACGCAGCCTTGAAAAGAATCATATACAACACCATCAACAGTGTGGGTGCTTTCAAAACTTTTACAACCCCTCTGAACATTCAGTAGCAAACACAGATAAAATATCTCACCCGAACCAACATGGATAAAAGTTAGCCTTCCAATTGAGAACCCTCTCTGCCTTGGAACCCATTCTTGAGAATCACGCAAGTAAATAGAATGGTTTGGAAATTTAGAATATAATAATTGATTACCATGCGGGAACTTAAGATTAGCTCGCATCCACGCAGTAAACATTGTATCCTTATACTTGTTCTTCTCAAACAATTTCAAGAATCTTATCATGATCAGTGAATAATAGATTCTGCTTTCCAGGCAAATGGAATATCAACCGCTGAACAGATGGCCACTTATGATGAATATCAAATGCAAATAGTCTCCAAGCAGATTCACAAGGCGCTAGATAGCGACAATCATAGAATTGCTTAATCTCATCAACATCTTGACCACCGTGTTCCTGAGTTTTTACATTTCTAATTGACGCAGTGACGTGGTCTAGCCCCTTGTTTATATATTTAAACAAATACTTAATGACATTTGACTTGTTACAAAACTCCAAATTGATATGAGCTCGATATTTCATAAGGATCACAGGATTATAAGGAACAACAAATTGATTATCCACATCCAcaccttttattttataagtaatcCCCATATTTCGCCTTCTATATATTGGATAACCATCTTTATCAAAACCTGTCGCGTCAACAAATTTCTTGAGATAGAATTTAGAACAGCCACCATTTCTCATGCAAGGAGAAGAAGGTCTTAATTTACCACAAGGACCATGAATCATATATTTGGTAACAACACTATACAACTTTGGAAATCTAACTGGATCCGATAACTCAGCTGATATAACCTCATCCATGATTTAAGTTGTTTGTAACCTACCCACATTTTGAAGCCAAACCAAAATATGTGCATGTGGCAAACCCCTTTTTTGAAATTCAATTGTATACAtccctaaacaaaagaaaaatttaattttgcaTATATAACTCATTATTAAATAAGCAGAAATAACCACATAAAACTTACCCGCATTCACAGGTCCAAAGAAGACTGCATCCTTCAAATCAGTCATCAAAGATTGAATTTTCAACTCAAACAACCTGCATGCAAGATCAAGTCGATCAGATATAGCAATATGAGACTGTTCAGTGTATCTTTGAAACTCCAGCCAACTCGGGTTGCAAGTTATAGTAATAAATAAATCAGGATAACCATATTGTTTGCAAATAAACATAGCATCTTGACAATTATTAAACATGTATCTTCTGCCCCCAGTAAAAGAAGACGGTAACACAATCCTGGTTCCAATGGAACACGCATCAACATCTCCTCGTTCCATGGCTTCTTCAACCCCTTGCAAGATATGAGATCTTATATTCTTCTGGTCAAATCTAATATACATAAGACGCTGTGATTCAACCATACTAAACGAATCaacaataaatttttgaaataaccTTCTAGACTTGAGTATCATCCCAAACTCATTTTCTCGTTCTTGGAttcgaaaaaaaaacaaatttccgTAGAGAAACTCTTTGTCTTTTTGGTATATTTCTCTACTTCTAACCCAACGGTATGGTATATCTTCCTGGTATCCATCTTCACCATACGGGAATAGCAAAGGATATTACAACGGCCAGTACAATGTATGTGTCTCATGAATGCGTTTTAAGTCTTCATTCCTCCACTGAACAATAATATCATGTGCAGTATCCAATCCATCAAAATCCCCAACAATAAGACCAGCAATTTCAGAAACTGTTGGCTCATTATACACTCGAGGGTCTGCTGCTCGATGTCTAAACAAACGAATGGAAAAAACCTCAGTAGGACATTGCTGATAGAACTCTTTGGCCATTCAAGTAGATTTTGCAACTATATTATTCTCATTAAGCATCTTTAATAAATCTTCAATTAATATTGAATCCAAAGAACCCGTACGACTGCTAAAgctacatataaaaataattgtcaagtACAAACATATAAAAACAAATGGAAAACAAATATGAAAATACAACAATTCGGATTTCATCAACCATACGCAAACCATACCAAAAACTCCCTCTCTATTTGCCAGCTCATTCTCAGTGTCAAAAATATACAACTGAGCAAATTTCGGTTGCTGCCCAGGCACGGAAAGTAAACTACCAATTCTATGGTAATTCTGGCCACAGAGAATAAATTGCGACGGACCTGATCCATTACTAAGAGACGTGTCAACCCTTCCACCAATAGAAGTAAAGCAAAACAAATTATTATATGcctaaatattcttaaaaaaatgttTACTCCTTGGATCATTTCCACTCAGAAGCAAAACCAACAA is a window from the Arachis hypogaea cultivar Tifrunner chromosome 17, arahy.Tifrunner.gnm2.J5K5, whole genome shotgun sequence genome containing:
- the LOC140180615 gene encoding uncharacterized protein; translated protein: MAKEFYQQCPTEVFSIRLFRHRAADPRVYNEPTVSEIAGLIVGDFDGLDTAHDIIVQWRNEDLKRIHETHTFMVESQRLMYIRFDQKNIRSHILQGVEEAMERGDVDACSIGTRIVLPSSFTGGRRYMFNNCQDAMFICKQYGYPDLFITITCNPSWLEFQRYTEQSHIAISDRLDLACRLFELKIQSLMTDLKDAVFFGPVNAAELSDPVRFPKLYSVVTKYMIHGPCGKLRPSSPCMRNGGCSKFYLKKFVDATGFDKDGYPIYRRRNMGITYKIKGVDVDNQFVVPYNPVILMKYRAHINLEFCNKSNVIKYLFKYINKGLDHVTASIRNVKTQEHGGQDVDEIKQFYDCRYLAPCESAWRLFAFDIHHKWPSVQRLIFHLPGKQNLLFTDHDKILEIRGCKSFESTHTVDGVVYDSFQGCLRQLFFTLLASNSMNKPELVWRDTWRLLADDILYYRRRELQLQDQLREEHDVNLDKLTDEQKLIYERIIDTVANNSFLCMDLVELEKHFCGDCCLPVFDQNRELF